The region TCGACTGCCGACGGCGCGAGGCTCCAGCAATGGGACTGGCTCGGTGGCGACAACCAAAGGTTTCTCATCGACCTTCGCGGCGATGAGCGTGAGGCGCGATGGCGGGATCCGGCGGTTGCCGCTCTCGGCCACCAGGGGAACTGGAACGGCGTACACGATTACGTTCAGGCCTTGCGCCGTCGCCTCGGCACCGAGTGGGCTTACTGCGTCTTCTTTACCAAGTATCCTCTCTGGCACTTCGCGTACGCTGGCGTCCCTGGCGGCCCACGTGTCGTGATGGATTACAACAATGGCGATTGGGGGCCCAGCAATATCGACCGGGTGTTCGCCCATGAGACCGGTCATATCTTCGGCTGTCCGGACGAGTACCGGGAGGGCAGCAATGAGAAATGCGGAGGTATTCATGGGTACTGGCGGACGCCCAACGACAATTTCGACGGGGGCTGCGTCCCCGGCGGCGGCGTCGCCTGTTTGATGCGAAAAAACACCTGGGCGACCTGTGAATACACTGCGTCTCACCTGGGATGGACATCGCCATGGGCCCTCGGCACAGCGCTCATCTCCAAGCACAGCGGCAAGGCGCTGCATGTCAAACCCCCGGGCTCCAACGGTACCCGGATTACCCAGCAGGCCTGGGACGATGGCATCTACCAGCGTTTCCGCTTCGACCCTCTCGGTGACGGTTACTACCGGATCGCCAATCATATGAACGGCAAGGTCCTCGACGTCGACGCGGGCTCGACCGCCGACGGCGCCAGGATCGTCGCCTGGTCGTGGCACGGCGGTGACAACCAGCGGTTCCGGCTCGAGCCGCTGGGAAACGGCGAAGTTCGCCTCGTCGCCAAACACAGCGGCAAGGCCCTCGACGTACACAACGCGTCTACCGCCGACGGCGGGGAGATCGTGCAATGGTCGTGGCACGGTGGCGCCAACCAACGCTTCCACATGCGTGGTGTGCCGATATTCGTGGGCCACAGCGGAAAGGTGCTCGACGTCAAGGACGGGTCTACCGTGAATGGCGCTCTGCTTACCCAGTGGGATCACCACGGAGGCAATAATCAGCTCTTCCGCGCAGAGCCACTCGGTAATTATGCACTCCCGAACACCCAGTACCGTCTGGTCGCCGAGCATAGCGGGAAGGTACTCACCATCGCTAATGGGTCCATCGGCGATGGTTCGAATGTTGTCCAGTGGGACTGGTATGGCGGCAACGAGCAGCGGTTCCGGATCGAGCCAACTACCGACGGACGTGTTCGGATCGTTGCCTCCCACAGCGGAAAAGCCCTCAGCGTCAAGGACGCGGCTACCGCCAACGGCGCCCAAATAGTTCAGATGTCAGCACACGGGGGTGCCAACCAGGCATTCCGATTGCTCGGCGCACGGATCACGGCCAAGCACAGCGGACGGGCTCTGGACATCGAAGGCAATCTCATGACGGACAGGGCGCGACTTACCCAGTGGGACTGGCACGGCGGCAACAACCAACGCTTCCGACTCGAGCCACTCGGGGACGTCGGCACCTATCGAATCGTTGTGGAGAGCAATGGCCGCGTTCTCGATGTGCTTAACGCGTCCACCGACGATGGTGCTACTGTCGTACAATTTCCGTGGCATGGTGGCAGTCACCAACGATTCCGCCTCCAGCCACTCGGCGATGGCTACCACCGAATCGTGGCAGTCCACAGTGGCAAGGTCCTGGAGGTCCAGAACTCGTCGACCGCCAATGGCGCGCTCGTGACCCAACGGGCATGGCACGGAGGAGACAACCAACGATTCAGGCTGTGAAGCGCTCGTATAGACGACTTCTCGTGCTGGAAGGTCACGAGAGTCGAGGGGAAAGATGGCTACGTCGTCCGGTTGGAATGAACTTGGTGGCAGCGGAAGAACAAAGTCGAATCCTTCCGCCGTAACTTCCAATGGCGCGCCGTTCTGTGTGGTTCGGGGTACTCAGTTCCTGGAGCCATCCCCACGTAGGCGGGGCCGACTGGGCAGTGAACAGGTCGAGCACCTCGGTCAGGAAGCCATCCCCGCGAACGCGGGCCGACGAGGACTGCGCCACGACGGCGTTGCGGGCGTCAGAGCCATCCCCGCGACCGCGGAGCCGGCAGCCACAGCAGCGGCCGCGCCGTGATTGTGGAGGAGCCATCTCCGCGGGCGCGGGGCCCCGACTACGTCGCCGAGTTCGGTGCCGGCGCACGGGAATCACCCCGAACACCAGCCCAGGACACGACCACAGCGCCCAGCTGATCGATGTTGTCTCGAATGGGTCCGGAGGGTTCACCGCGGAGACATCGCCCGGCCCACCGACGATCAGGTTCGAGCTACCACCGCTGCGCAGTCTTCTCTCGTCGTTTCGGACAAATCTGACGAGGAGATCACATGCTGCACCGCATCGCGGTAGCCGCAGCCGCTCTCGTGGTGTCGACGGTCGTAGGACCGGCCGCGACCGCGGAGACCGTCGCTCAGGCCACGGTGGCAAACATCGCGCACCGCGGAGCGTCCGCGTACGCACCCGAGAACACCTTGGCCGCGGTGCGGCTGGGCGTGGAGATGAAGGCAGATCTGGTCGAGATCGACGTCCAGCAGACTAAGGACCACCAGTTGGTCGTCATCCACGACACCACCCTGGCGCGTACTACGGACGTCGAGCAGAAGTTCCCCGCCCGCGCGCCGTGGCGGGTCTCGGACTTCACCCTCGACGAGGTCCGCACTCTCGACGGTGGTTCCTGGAAGGATCCCCGATACACAGGCGAGCTCGTCCCGACCCTGACCGAGGTGCTGGACGTGCTGGAACGCTCCCAGTCCGGGCTGCTGCTGGAGGCGAAGGCCCCCGAACTGTACCCGGGGATTGCCGAACGCATCGCCGACGAGCTCAAGCAGCGCCCGTGGTGGGTGCAACCCGACCCGACGGCGCGGCACCTGGTGGTGCAGAGCTTCAACTGGGACTTCATCCGCCATTTCCACGGCCTGCTGCCGCAGGTGCAGGTCGGCGTGCTCGGGGCTCCGACGGCGGAGCAGCTCGCGGACGTGGCCACGTATTCCAATCAGGTCAACCCGCATCACTCGGCGGCGACACCCGACTACATTGGCGCTGTTCATGCGCGGGGAATGCGGATCAACCCGTACACGGTCAACGATCCGGTCCTGATGCGCACGCTGATCGACCGCGGTGTGGACGGGATCATCAGCGATCGTCCTGACGTGCTGTACGAGGAGATCCACAACCTGGCTCCGCATCGTGCAGGCGCTTGATTCCGCCTGAGTCCGGGCAAGGTGGCTCGGTGCCCATCCCACTGCGGGGTGGGCACTGAGCCGTTATGGAACCTTGCCGCAAGCTTCCGGTGCGTTTGCGATCGCCGATGTCGTTCATCGCAACGGAAGTGGTGTCATCGCCAGATCGATTTGGCGCAGCGGCCAGGACCGGTCGATGGTGAGCCAGCCGTTCCTGGTCACTCGTCAGTCGTGCAGAGTTCACGGTTCCAGCACTGATCCGAGACCATGCGCCCTTCTAGATTGCCTGATGCCTGCGCACCCCCGCAGGTCATCATGTTCCAGCTCCTGGAAAGGGAGAACGTCGTGGAACGTCGGGATTTCCTCCGCGCCGCGGTGATCGGCAGCACCGTGGCGACCCTGGGATTCAGCGTCACCCGGGAATCCATCGCCTACCCCGCCAAGACCGGCCCCAGCCCCTATGGTGCTCTGCAGGCCGCTGATGCCAACGGCATCGAGCTGCCTGCGGGATTCGCCAGCCGCGTGATCGCTCGCTCCACCCAGCAGGTCGCCGGCACGGGATTCACCTGGCACAGCGCGCCCGACGGCGGCGCTTGCTTCGCCGACGGCACCGGGTGGATCTACGTGTCCAACGCCGAGATGGGCACCGGTGCCGGTGGCGTCAGCGCCATCCGGTTCGATGCCAACGCCACCATCACCGGCGCCTACTCCATCCTGTCCGGCACTACGCGCAACTGTTCCGGCGGCCCCACGCCGTGGAACACCTGGGTCTCCTGCGAGGAAACCGACTTCGGCTACAACTTCGAGACCGACCCGTGGGGTGCCAAGGCGCCCGTGCGGCGCGACGCAATGGGTCGTTTCAAGCACGAAGCGGTCGCCTGCGACCCCGATCGCAAGGTCATCTACCAGACCGAGGACACCACTGACGGCTGCTTCTACCGCTTCGTCCCCACCATCTGGGGCGATCTGTCGTCGGGCACCCTGCAGGTCCTCGTCGAGAGCGGAACCACGTTGTCCTGGGTCACGGTGCCAGACCCCGACGGCAGTTCCACACCCACTCGCGACCAGGTCGCGGGAGCCAAGATCTTCAACGGGGGCGAGGGCGCCTACTACCGCAACGGCATCTGCTACTTCACCACCAAGGGCGACAACCGAGTCTGGGCCTACGACGCCGCCGCCAACCAGCTGCACGTTGCCTA is a window of Saccharopolyspora erythraea NRRL 2338 DNA encoding:
- a CDS encoding RICIN domain-containing protein, translated to MAGTVGVGLVIVDGPTAATKFTLTEMAEVVAEVQNGLTWLATQSPGAPLTFSHEIKAVSVTADPLPLVGLKAKHSKKVLEVKDSSITDGAQIVQSDDDGGHNQHFSMEPVGDGYVRFVAEQSNKVLDVKDASTANGALLTQRSWHGGDNQRFRVEDQGNGDMRITAKHSGKVLDVEGISTADGARLQQWDWLGGDNQRFLIDLRGDEREARWRDPAVAALGHQGNWNGVHDYVQALRRRLGTEWAYCVFFTKYPLWHFAYAGVPGGPRVVMDYNNGDWGPSNIDRVFAHETGHIFGCPDEYREGSNEKCGGIHGYWRTPNDNFDGGCVPGGGVACLMRKNTWATCEYTASHLGWTSPWALGTALISKHSGKALHVKPPGSNGTRITQQAWDDGIYQRFRFDPLGDGYYRIANHMNGKVLDVDAGSTADGARIVAWSWHGGDNQRFRLEPLGNGEVRLVAKHSGKALDVHNASTADGGEIVQWSWHGGANQRFHMRGVPIFVGHSGKVLDVKDGSTVNGALLTQWDHHGGNNQLFRAEPLGNYALPNTQYRLVAEHSGKVLTIANGSIGDGSNVVQWDWYGGNEQRFRIEPTTDGRVRIVASHSGKALSVKDAATANGAQIVQMSAHGGANQAFRLLGARITAKHSGRALDIEGNLMTDRARLTQWDWHGGNNQRFRLEPLGDVGTYRIVVESNGRVLDVLNASTDDGATVVQFPWHGGSHQRFRLQPLGDGYHRIVAVHSGKVLEVQNSSTANGALVTQRAWHGGDNQRFRL
- a CDS encoding glycerophosphodiester phosphodiesterase; its protein translation is MLHRIAVAAAALVVSTVVGPAATAETVAQATVANIAHRGASAYAPENTLAAVRLGVEMKADLVEIDVQQTKDHQLVVIHDTTLARTTDVEQKFPARAPWRVSDFTLDEVRTLDGGSWKDPRYTGELVPTLTEVLDVLERSQSGLLLEAKAPELYPGIAERIADELKQRPWWVQPDPTARHLVVQSFNWDFIRHFHGLLPQVQVGVLGAPTAEQLADVATYSNQVNPHHSAATPDYIGAVHARGMRINPYTVNDPVLMRTLIDRGVDGIISDRPDVLYEEIHNLAPHRAGA
- a CDS encoding alkaline phosphatase PhoX, coding for MERRDFLRAAVIGSTVATLGFSVTRESIAYPAKTGPSPYGALQAADANGIELPAGFASRVIARSTQQVAGTGFTWHSAPDGGACFADGTGWIYVSNAEMGTGAGGVSAIRFDANATITGAYSILSGTTRNCSGGPTPWNTWVSCEETDFGYNFETDPWGAKAPVRRDAMGRFKHEAVACDPDRKVIYQTEDTTDGCFYRFVPTIWGDLSSGTLQVLVESGTTLSWVTVPDPDGSSTPTRDQVAGAKIFNGGEGAYYRNGICYFTTKGDNRVWAYDAAANQLHVAYDDNLTSNPPLTGVDNITGAAVGDLYVAEDGGNMEICIITPDDVIAPFLRVTGQSASELCGVAFNPAGNRLYFSSQRGTSGSSSGGITYEVAGPFRTAL